ttttctttttttgtcttatttttttattgttttatcATTTAATTTCTTCTTTCTTATTTCTCTTactctttttcttttttgatataAAAATTTCACCAGATTTTATGAAAAAAATCAAAtttgttgaacttttttcaaaattttggaaatttttttcaaatttgatgaacatttgcTTAAATTGGTTAACTATTTGTTGAACATTTgcttaaatttgatgaacttttttttccaaGTTTGTGAACCtgtttcaaaaccgatgaacttttttgaatgtcggtgaactttttttccaaattttattatttttttcaaaatcaataaacTTTTTAAGAATTCATGAAGTATTTTTGAGGTTTGTGAACTTTATTTTAAAATTCGTGAACAGTTTTTaatacatgattttttttaatttttttccttaCTTTTTCGAAAGTCAAATGTCAACCAGTCAACTGCGATCGAATGAGGTGATGTGCGGGACGAGCGACCGAGGCGACGTGCCAGACAAGCGAACGAGGCGACCCTGGGGCCAGCCCCGTTCGCGCACGCGTAGGCGCCGGCTTGGCCGGCGCTGAAGGCGCCCTATGGGGGCTCCCTCCCAAGTCCCCATTATGGGCCAAGCCTTTGTACTCAACGTGATTGCCAGAGGAAAGAAAAAAATCTGACCGACGCAAAGTTTATTTTCAGGTATCTGAAGAATAGCAAATGCGAAAAACTATAGAGATCTGGCTGGTAGGGTACATTTTACCCGGCAAGTTGAGTCTAACACCAACAAACAACAAGAGCATAAATCCAACTGTACGGCCTGCAGTAAAACAACAAGTGTAGTTTATAGTTCTTGTTGGCGGCCTGCTCTAAGACAACAACCAGTGGAGTATATGTTTCTTGGCTTAGCACGGCAGGAGCTAGTCTTGCACAGCGGCAGTTATTGGCTCATTACCTCTTATTTTGTTCTTAAAGGTAGTGTAGATGCGAGGATTTGTACGCTACACACAAGTACAGCGGCATCGATCACACATCCAATTCGTCACCGGCGGAGGAGAAGGGAGATATGACGACGGGCGGGGAGAAGAGGTGGAGCCTGGCCGGCGCGACGGCGCTCGTCACCGGCGGCAGCAAAGGAATAGGGTACCTACTAATACACGTTTCTCTTGAGTTTTCGAGCGTGTTACTTACTCGCTGGCCATCGTGCTCGACTCATGTGTAGGCGCGCCATCGTGGAGGAGCTTGCCGGCTTCGGGGCGCGGGTGCACACGTGCTCCCGCAACGCGGCGGAGCTGGAAGAGTGCCGCCGGCAGTGGGAGGAGGAGAAGCTGGCGGTCACCGTCTCCGTCTGCGATGTCTCTGTACGCGCTGCGAGGGAGAAGCTCATGGAGACGGCCAGGGAATCTTTCGACGGCAAGCTTGACATATTGGTAAGCTCTAGCTGTATTTTGTTCGATGGCTCAAAGGTAGTCGCCACTAGAAAAGTTATTTGGTCCGATTAATGAGTAAGTGCCCCAGGACCACGTCAAATCACACCCACGCATCCAAATTATCAACATAAAACATTTTGGAACAccatttttttttgcgggtgatttTGGAACACCATTGTTTGATTCGTTACCACCTCTCCAAATGCTCTACCACATTGTGCCGTTTCTTAAACTTATCTTGTCAGATGTTAGCTAAGGTGGCACCGAATTAGTGGAGAAAGACAAATTATTCATCTTATGCTAAATACGGTCTTCACATGAATTAGTGGGTGCCTATTTTTGCGATAGAATAATAGGATTTTTCAAATTATTGGTCCATAAATAAAGTCTCAAAAGATTAATATAATTTTTTTATTAAAATTTAGATGGCGCAAATAGTTGAAAAGTATATCTGACATATTGTAGGCTTGTATAGCAGCCCAATAAAGCCCAATCACCCACATGTCTTGAAATAGCTGTCCATTAGGACAGGCGGGCCAGGTTGCGAAAAACTGGACCTGAAACACGATCTGACGGCCAGAAAAGGCGGAAGACATGAGAGAGCTCTGTTTAGGTGTAAATGTAATATGTAGTAAACAACATTAATTTTGTACCAAATGAATAAAATATTAATAAATTTACTTCTTGTTGTTTAAAGTTTTCTCTTAACAAATGAAAATACGTCAACCAAGGGGCTAAAACATGATCTCAAAACATATTCATGAAAAGTATCAAAAATTCTTACAATGAACATTTATAATCCAGGTGAACAATGCAGGGCAATTGTTTTTCAAAGTGGCTACGGAGTTGACGGAAAACAACTACTCGCATCTGATGGAGACTAATTTAGCATCGAGCTTCCACCTCAGTCAGCTAGCACACCCTCTCCTCCTCAACGCCTCCATATGCGGAGGAGGAAGTATTGTCAACATCTCCTCCATTGCAGGCTCAGTTGGCTTTCCATGCTTCACACTTTATAGCATTACAAAAGGTAGATATACAGCTGACAAGTATATGCTTATGAAAAAGTATTTCAATCATCCTATGAGTGGCTAAtagtttgtttctttttttttctcttttccccTCTATATGTATTGGCTCACATGCAGGAGGAATGAACCAACTTACAAGGAGCCTCGCCACTGAGTGGGCTAGAGACAATATTCGTGTGAACGGTGTTGCTCCATCCATGATCATGACTGACATGATCAAAGATGTACGTGTCGAGATCGTATTGTgactatattttttcattttgccaaCTTTGTTCCAACGTAGAAACTATTTAAAAATACACAACAATTACTAACATTACTCAGATAATATAACATAATTTATTGTTAAAATATTTTACACTTACAATTTTTTATTAGGGTACTACTTATACAAAAATAGCAGGGAAATATCAATGGCTTTTGTTGTTCTCGATCCAACAGATAGAGTCGGAGGCCATGGAGAAAGAGTACTCGCGGATCCCGATGGGCCGTAGTGGCAAGCCAGCGGAGGTCGCGTCAGTGGTGTCCTTCCTTTGTATGCCCACGGCATCCTATATCACCGGCCAAGTTATTTGTATTGACGGTGGTCGATCTATTTGTTAGAGGATGGCGAGCATGATTCTAATCTTGGAGGTgttggagctccgtatgcaagagaCGGTGGTACTTAAGTGGAGGCCTGCTAGTTGGGATAATCTATGTTGTATAGAACATGTTTTATCACTTATCATGTTGAACTGTTTGGACTTTGTTTTATCTGTGGTATGTAGCACTGTTGTGTCAAACAATTATGTTGTTTGTTTGTTATATGAATTTTAGTGTTTGATTTGAATTTCAGTTGTATTCAGTTGCAGGGCTACCTAGCAAATAGTAGGGGCGGGTATGTATTAGAAAAATAACTAAAGGAGGTGATTGGTACGAAACCATCTGCGGTAAAGAAAAACCATTGGAAGAGGTCATTCCTGCAAAGCCGCATGTGTTGTCCACGACATTGAAGGGGATTTCCCTAGGCGTCAGCATTGTTCCAAGTATTATCGACCTAGGCTTTGAGGTTGAACGTGGAACCGCCGCCGGGCCATGAATGAAAATCGCCTACAATGCTCGATTTTGTACGACTGGAAGAGAGTACTCACTGGAAGACACCACCAACACAAAAGCTCAGATCTGACGTTAACTAGCACTAGCAAAGGAGACTGAAGCAAGCGCTCACACCCTTTCTCCACAGTCACCATGACAGCAGAAAACAAGGGGAGAACCATGGCGGCACCCTCTGATCCACCCAACCTGCCTTCAACTTCAACCCTTATCAGCCCCAATCCTAAGTAGTAGAAGAAAAACAGTAGGACCTGCTGTGGAAACTACAGGGACCAAGCCCACTCCCCCCTCCCTCCACCCCCCTCTGGGGGCAGTGCCGCCATAAGAGGGAGGGAGGGAGTCCGGTGGTGAAAGGGGTGTGgaggcactggtagaaaaagggcctgttgtcccggttcgtaagggccttttgtcccggttctggaaccgggactaaagggtcggtactaatgccctgtccctttagtcccggttcaatccagaaccgggacagatgggcctccacgtggcctgtgcgcggagcccaggcaggagaccctttggtcccggttgatggcaccaaccgggaccaataggcattcaCGCGTCAGTATTTCTGTGGTTggggattttgttttttttttgaaaggggggtgtttgggggttttggggggttaatttaggtgtttcatatattgtgttagctagctataattaatagagagaagtgtcctctcttatgtccgtgcttggtcgacgctacgtactatacatacgtatagagaggactagacacgctagctagctagtaagcaaacgaaggaaacagaagatcgtcatgaacatatatgcatagagagagaagtgatatcgaccatctctccttctccgagagattggtcgaacaacaagttctcgtatatctatccgacactgccggctacatatatacaataattatctcttacaaatataatcatacggactcagggtccacatagaattctccgtcttcagggatcacgtggtcaagaaagaatgccgccaattcctcttgaattgctcacatgcgagctggtgctaggagttcatcccgcttctgaaacatctaatttaaagaagggggtcaatacatatatatatatgaatgaatgaaactcaacacaaatgatggtaataaaataaaattgtgaatgttgttatttacgtacttcatattgttcgtcagtgtagccccgctcacaggtcgtgtggcggatggactcgcaaacgtagtatccacagaaatcattcccttgttcctgccacaaccactttacaagaaatagaggtcaatcaaactgataagcaagaatgccaaatggtattgatgaaactagcgcttgaatgactagtagatgcgcggaacatgctactatagtacttactttcgggtgtctaaattgcagctccttcggcagtcctggagcttttctggtgaattttctccaaaccctgccggacaaagaaaacaattacttgatatatcaggaaatgaacaaagttgctgatatggtggataatgatcgatttaacttacttctcgagtatttgagtcatgtctgcatagtcctggggatcttttcgtcttgagtctaagacggttcctagtccctgctcaagcttaatctctaggagaatataatggaaactgcacacgcatgcataattcatcaattacattactataacattgactaatatataagggaaaccgaatacgcacaagacagtaacactcacttgaagttataaggaaagagtattatatctttgttttcatttattacgaacgatcgtagcaagttgccctcggtagctgcggcatgaaatttaacctgagttgcatctatgagatatgtgttaatgaacccaatatcaccgacttgtcttttcttcaattcggcgatcttcaatctgcataatatagtgaggatgattataaatacatgcaatgaaagagctgagctatatagagagacttaatgacagaagtagtactacttacagacagtagcaggcgaccgttgttttatcgagggccaattgattgaaaaactgatagaactcctcaaatggaacagacaacagttcaattccaacgaggtcatgctcctttttaactttcacatacaaagtactcctccccccagagtctctgcagattttcaagtaccaatcatgcaatcttcgcatcatcgttgatagagatctttcatctttgacgagaggcttcccatactcgtatctttgtatctgcacgtccatgggttcataatgtacatcgtcgggcaggtaatctgcaagattgctataaccgggcaccatcctcggatcattagcgacgttgtggctaggcaccttgagcggggggcacgattgcttcgcttgttcgccgagctgggcaatttgtttcccagctcgtcgttcttttagcctttgatcactgacagtactttccgaccgctccgcttcggcaaattcctttccaataatgcgctcatagtttcctttcgacggagacttcggtggttttgtcagggcagccagagtgcgcttcgctttcaccggatctaccttctcctccggaagtggatgtctctttgctttcaacccttgaaaccagtcatccacttcggttcgtgcgatctcggcattctcctctggggtcctctcatatggtaacttctctggagtcttcagagaaggaccgaatctgtatctcctcccgcctctggctgtactgctagacgccggccgagcagacggagcgattgtcttctttacttgcttacgaggcggaggagaaggactacgacgcgccggagcagccggagcggcggcaggtctcttccgcccttgctgacgaggcggagaaggaggaggctggctgctcgggcgcgccggtgcgggcggagaaggaggcggagccgccacgcgctggagaaggagccgctCGAGTGccttgatcgtcactcgccggaggaggaggcggtggaggaggcggagtgccctgactcgccggaggaggaggaggaggcggaggcgtccagttcggaaggttgatgagctccttccgccatacgcatggagtcttcagagcagaccccagccgagtctccccttcaccggtagggtggtcaagctagaggtcctcaaatccctccgttatttcatccaccatcaccctagcatatccttctggaatcggccggcagtgaaaagttgcgccgggttcagtaggataaacagagccaacagccgccttgaccttcaaattcatccattgcgtcataaggtggcaattttgagactccgtgatagcatccacgggatagctggcaggagccgtcaaggcatgctccggctgaagcagctcggttggaagccacgctgcttctgcgctgagatggcggggtagcttcaggggaagcttcggcagtacgtttgctgcgatttgcttctcgttcctctatcgcgtctacccttgcttgcagcgcctgcatttgggtctgctgcacttttttcctcctttcatgggatttgtaaccgcctgtgtctggaaacccaaccttccacggaatggagcctggcgtgcctcgtgtccgtccaggatgctcaggattcccgagggccattgtgagctcgtcgttctctctgtctggaaagaacgtcccttgctgcgctgcttcgatatactgcttaagctttctgactggtatgtccatttgatcgttcgtccaaatgcacttccgtgttacagggtccaaggttccgccagccccgaagaaccaagtctggcaacggtctggccagttaattgtctctgattcgatccctttatcaaccagatcatttccagtcttggcccacttaggtcgggctatgaggtagccacctgaccccgtgcgatggtgaagcttcttcttcgcagcattttgcttgtttgtcgccgacatcttcttactcttttccaatgtcttgtgggccacaaatgcgggccagtgatctctgatcttctcatatctgccctcgaattctggtgtctcattattttcgacaaacttattcagctctttcttccacctcctgaatagttctgccatcctcttaagagcaaaagacttgattaattgctctttaactgggttctctggattatcctctggcggtagggtgaaatttgactttagctcagtccaaagatcatttttctgcatatcattgacataagacacctcagggtcttctgtagccggcttaaaccattgctgaatgcttatcaggatcttgtccctaaccagaaccccgcactgagcaacaaatgtgttctttgttcggatgggttcaatcggttggccatcgggcgcaattgctatgatctcaaacttttcatccgagctcaactttttcttcgggcctcgtctctttaccgaagttgtgctcgatccggagggctagaaaaaagaacaaagacttaattaatatgtgtacataccaaaacaatgaatgcatcaatcagctagtcagcacaggcttaactaatatatatacctggccggactcggttcggtcaccggagccgtcatcacggtctccttcttgcaccggcattgggtcaccggagccgtcctcgtgttcttcttcttgcaccggcattaggtcaccgtagccagcttcttcaccctctccttccagaacatcggtgtcgttgagaaacaacgagacggcatcacttccttctacgattatgtccctcaacaacgcttcttttgcttcgtctcgggtggtgtccatagtttctacaaatatttacaacatggcaattattattcaaacatgacagatggatatattagtggcaaacgtagaactagctacctaatcatagtaaggaatcatatatattaattagtggcctcgacgctacttctctagggtttggggtggcctcgacaacgcttcaagggtttggggtggcctcgagaacgcttcaaggagggggtaatatcgaccccccccccccccacgtgttgaagctatcgggaggggtatatatcgacaacgacgacactacatctatgtccctcgacgaccctcgttcctgataaaaaaaagaggaaaaagaagaaaaaaagaggagaagaaagaatagaggagaagaactcctctattctttcttaactcctctattctttcttctcctcttttttttcttcttcctcttctttttttatcctcttcttcctcttatgttcgagaggatcgccgaggggtcgggaggttgcctagtgtcaaaggattcaacaaaaccatgtcttcatcattaggcgaaagtaacaggtgcatgatggtacgaagctctccaaagttattttggaacggagtcctagataggataattcgctttttggtacaaagttcagcaagaaccttccaaatatcgttatttggaaggcctttgctgaaattcatacaaaaaggcaaattatcctatccgagacaccattccaaaataactttggaggacttcatcATGTCCTGGTTACttttggctaatgatgaagccatggatttcttcaatactttgacactaggaaatctctctctcgacccctcggcgatcctcgacccctcgaaccctcgacgaccctggaaccctcgacccctcggcgatcctcttcttcctctcatgttcgagaggatcgccgaggggtcgggaggttgcctagtgtcaaaggattcaacaaaaccatgtcttcatcattaggcgaaagtaacaggtgcatgatggtacgaagctctccaaagttattttggaacgaagtcctagataggataattctctttttggtacaaagttcagcaagaaccttccaaatatcgttatttggaaggcctttgctgaaattcatacaaaaaggcaaattatcctatccgggacaccattccaaaataactttggaggacttcgtcatgccctggttacttccggctaatgatgaagccatggatttcttcaatactttgacactaggaaacctctctcgacccctcgaaccctcgacgaccctggaaccctcgacccctagacgaccctggaaccctcgaccctcgatccctcgaccctatagaaccctcgaacctcgaccctgaaaccctcgacccttgaccccttaacgaccctcgaccctctaccctagttcccgaccctcgacccctcggcgatccttgacaccctcgttcccgataaaaattaagaagaagaagaagaagaagaagaagaagaagaagaagaagaagaagaagaagaagaagaaagaggagaagaagaaaggaatagctagaggagaagatcgaagaaaaagaagaagaaaaaaaagaggagaagaagaaaggaatagtggataagaagaaaaactagaatatattctattttctcttcttctccactattcctttcttcttctcctctttttttcttcttttttcttcttcttatttatttctcctcttcttcctctcctcttcttctttctaagtcctgcttatatacacagagtattggtcccggttcgtacccctctcgacccctcgtccctctctcgacccctcgacgaccctcgtccctgataacattttttttCTCCCCTCGACCCCTCTCGACCTCTCATCCCCCTCTCGACCCCTCATCGTCATCTATCACCCCCTCGTTTTCTTTAGCATATAtccatgaacaaaaaaataattcatatatagaaaaaatgctatatgaacatacatacatatgagcatatacagagagcatatacatagccaaatccatatacagagagcatatacatacatacatacatacatatgagcatatacatacatacatagccaaatccaaatacatatgagcatatacatatACACATATGAAAAAATTTATCACACACAGAGAGCAGCGACGGCAGCGGCGATGGTCAAAGCGACAGGGATCGATGGGAAGGGGGGAGCTCANNNNNNNNNNNNNNNNNNNNNNNNNNNNNNNNNNNNNNNNNNNNNNNNNNNNNNNNNNNNNNNNNNNNNNNNNNNNNNNNNNNNNNNNNNNNNNNNNNNNNNNNNNNNNNNNNNNNNNNNNNNNNNNNNNNNNNNNNNNNNNNNNNNNNNNNNNNNNNNNNNNNNNNNNNNNNNNNNNNNNNNNNNNNNNNNNNNNNNNNNNNNNNNNNNNNNNNNNNNNNNNNNNNNNNNNNNNNNNNNNNNNNNNNNNNNNNNNNNNNNNNNNNNNNNNNNNNNNNNNNNNNNNNNNNNNNNNNNNNNNNNNNNNNNNNNNNNNNNNNNNNNNNNNNNNNNNNNNNNNNNNNNNNNNNNNNNNNNNNNNNNNNNNNNNNNNNNNNNNNNNNNNNNNNNNNNNNNNNNNNNNNNNNNNNNNNNNNNNNNNNNNNNNNNNNNNNNNNNNNNNNNNGCCGGCGAGGGCGCACGCAGCGACGGGGAGAAGgcctgcggcggcgcggggcgacggcgacggggagcgggcgacgacgggctcggggcggcgatgACGACGACGAACGGCCTGGCGGCGTCGGGGGGGAATGGGAGCGATTGgcgaaattttcacaagtgctaccttatatatccagagcaatggtcccggttcatggcatgaaccgggacgaatgcctacctatggtcccggttggtgccaccaaccgggaccaaaggtctcttttcagcagccgaaagggcgggaagaagaggcctttggtcccggttggtggctcgaaccgggaccataggggggcaatcgtcccggttggtgccacgaaccggtaccaatgccccccctatggtcccgattggtgcctccaacagggaccaatggccttgtgctggcgCTGGCGCggccgaaagtttagtcccacctcgctagctgaagggcgccagcacttgtttataagcgctggtgtgcctccccattcgagctcctctcttatgcaggctttcgggcctaaacttgctactgcatgtgggcctattgggccttctgcgggcctgaatcctggcccatgtagggtttctagtcgtattcaggccgtggaggcccagtaggtgacattttttttggttttttcttttttatttctacattttttttggttttttattttatttatttctacttaaaactaaatacttacagttttttagtgatttctttttgcttttaggtcacaaaaattataaactttctgttagtgtcattagttttaaattttgaatagtttaaatttgaatttttaaaaatttgtgtgaatcactagtttatgaataactttactataaaaatagaatttttttctatttatacttacaactaaatacttatagttttttagtgatttctttttgattttaggtcacaaaaattataaactttctgttagtgccattcgttttaaaattttgaatagtttaaatttgtatttttaaaaatttgtgtgaatcactagtttatgaataactttactataaaaatagatttttttttatttttttctatttattttttatttatacttacaattaaatacttataattt
The sequence above is a segment of the Triticum dicoccoides isolate Atlit2015 ecotype Zavitan chromosome 1A, WEW_v2.0, whole genome shotgun sequence genome. Coding sequences within it:
- the LOC119337303 gene encoding noroxomaritidine/norcraugsodine reductase-like codes for the protein MTTGGEKRWSLAGATALVTGGSKGIGRAIVEELAGFGARVHTCSRNAAELEECRRQWEEEKLAVTVSVCDVSVRAAREKLMETARESFDGKLDILVNNAGQLFFKVATELTENNYSHLMETNLASSFHLSQLAHPLLLNASICGGGSIVNISSIAGSVGFPCFTLYSITKGGMNQLTRSLATEWARDNIRVNGVAPSMIMTDMIKDIESEAMEKEYSRIPMGRSGKPAEVASVVSFLCMPTASYITGQVICIDGGRSIC